The nucleotide sequence ATATGTGTCTTTTCCTAGATCATATAGTTCGATTTCGGGTTTTACGGGTGCAAAGAAGGCGGCCTGCTCGGGCGTAAGTTCGCCTTTTAGGTACATGATGCTCATTTCTGCCAATACGGGGTAGGCGTTTTCCTTGTATTGGTTGTACTGTAAGTATGGTCTTTCAGGCATCAGATTGAGAATGAGCTTGTAGTCTTTTGATCGTATGGAACGCATGGCATCATGGGTTTCGTCCATTTTGTCACGGGCGGCAAAAACGTATTTTCGTTTTTTAATGGCTTCCCCTAGAAGGTTTTTTCCGTGTAAGGGAAGCGGAGGGGTAACATGGGCCGCATCAAGTATGGTGGCATCAATATCCAAAGACATGACCAGGTCGTCGCTTACCTGACCGGGTTCTACTTGGCCTGGCCACCGCATGATCATAGGGATACGGGTACCGCCATCGTATAAAAATTGTTTGCCCCGAATGTGGCAACGGCCATGGTCGCCTATAAAAAATACAATGGTATTATCGGCCAAGCCTTCATCTTCTAGTCGCTTTAACAAGGCGCCTACTTCGCGGTCTACCAATTGCATTTGTTCCAGTCCGTTGGCCCAATCACGGCGAACAAAGGGCGTGTCGGCATAATAGGGAGGGAGCTCAACGTCTTTAATGTCGATAGGTCTTTCGGGATCGCGCTTCCACGAACGGTGGGTTCCGCTAAAGGTGATTCTTGCAAAAAATGGTTGGCCCGGATTGCGATCGGCCCAGTCGTTGGTGTTCATAAAGAGCTCTTCCTTGGTGTCGGGCAAAAAGTTCATGTCGGTTTTCCAACTCATTAAAGTGGTGAAATACCCAGCCTCTTCTAAGAGTTTAGGAATGGGTTTTATACCGTAGGGCAAGGCTTCTTTGTTGTGCTCACGGTGTTGGTTGGCGCCAATGTAGTTTTGGTGGAAACCGGTCATCATGGCGGAGCGCGAGGTCGAACAAACGGGAGAGGTCGTAAAGGCCTTGTTGTAGCGAATGCCCTCGGCCGCCAATTGGTCTACGTTAGGGGTGTAAATGCCCTTTGTGCCGTAACAGGAAAGATCAGGACTCCAATCCTCAATGGTAATCCATAAGATATTGGGGCGGGTGTCGCTCGTTTCCTTTTGGGCCTTTTTTTTGGTATCTCCGCACGAGGCGAACATAAGAAGGCAGGAAGATAAAATGGGGAACACAGTTTTTTTTACCGAAGGAATCATAAGCGTTATATTATCTATAGGTCAAATGAAATAGAAATCGGGCGGACTTATGTATGTATCGGTTTATCTGTTGTCTCTCTCGGTACATTCGAGGCTTTTTGAACCTTACGAATAAAAATCGGAAATGATGTGTCTGGCCCCTTTTTCATAATCCCATAAATAATCGCCGGTAGCTTCGACACACTTTTGACTGATATGGTGCGGAAGTACCGAAACCAAGGGGTATCCTATTTTTGACTTGAACATTTCCAAATGCTTCAAGTATTTTTCTTCGGTAATATCATTTTCGGCATTTCCCCCAATATGGTCAAGGTTGATACCACGGCCGGGAGAAGATTTATATGAGATTTCATAATGTGTCTTTACACGTGCGGGCCAGTCGTATTTATCGTTGAGCCATACATCGTTGGTACGGGTAACATCGGTGAATTTGGTAAAGAAAATATCGGGGACGTGGAATTCCATTTCAATGGAGGGGTCAATGCCTTTTGCTGCTTTGTACAGTTCTTTGTGTATGTGGAGCATGTCTGATTTGGTGTTGTACGACATATCAATTTTAAATTTCCGTACCCCCATTTTATGAAAGCGGTGAATGGTCTCCGAAGCGTATTCGAAAATGTCGGCCTTGGGGTTCAACCATCGCACGCCTTTGTCGTATTCCGTTTTGCCTTGGGCCCGATAGGCTCCCAAGAGGTTCGGGTTGTTCTGGGCCGCGATACTTGAGGCGTGTATTTTAGGAAAGCCTATCCATAGACCGGGCGTAAACCCTTTTTCGTTTATAAGGTCCATGGTCTTTCTAAAATCGGGAAATTTTTTGGGGTCGGGATGCCATGAGCCGTAGCCGGAGTTGAGACTGCCGTCGGGAAATTGGCCCCAACCGTGATCCAAGGTCATTTTTCCCTTGGGAAATCCGTATTCGATAACTTTGTCTAAATACTTCGCTACAAAGTCGTGATTCAGTAGATTAAAATGCCCTTTGGGAACATTGGATTGTATCTTCTGCTCTACCCAGGTGCAATATTCCACATCGGCCCAAAAGTGGGGAAACACTTTATAAGGCTGAATGTTCAGGCGGTGCATCATTTGGGTATTGTACGTCTTCCACGCTTCATCGCCCTTACCGCTTTCATCCACAAAAAGTTCCTGTCCCTCGGGAACGTTTATGGTCAGGGTTTCTTTTCCGTCGAAACTAAAGGTAGAATTTTCAAAACCGAAGGTGGTCATAAAACCCACGAACTTACCGGCAGCGTCTCTGATAACCGGCGAACCGCTCATTCCACTAGCCGGAATGGTGAAGGGATTGTGGGTAAAGGCATCGCTTTGAAAGTAATAGGCATCACCACCTTTTTGGGCTGCGGTGCCATTGCTGTTATAGGGACAAAACAATGGTTTGGTGACTTTTATTTTTACCTGTTCCCCTTCAACCTTATCGTTTTTGTTCAAAACCTCATAGTGTGTAGAGGTGGCTTGTGCCGCCAATGGGCCTGAAACTCCTGCAAGGGCAATACCCATACCTGCTTTTTTTATAAAATCTCTTCGGTTGTTCATGTTCGTGCTATTCTTGAAGTGTGAGTGTTTGGGTAAAAGTTTCAACGGTACGTCCGTTTGAGCTGATGGTGTTTTTTAGGGTATAGGTGGTCCCTTTTTGCAGATGGACCTTGGTCGTGAGGCTAACTGTTGTAGATTGAAAGGGTTTTATGGAATCTAGCGCTCCTGAGGCCAACTCCGTTTCTTTTCCGTTCTCAACAAGGGTTATGGCGATATGGGCGGATGAGGATGCGACTTGCCCGAAATTTTCGACTTTTACGCTTAGGTCGTATTCGCTTGTGGTTTTTGTGAAGACCGGGGCCCGAGAAGAAAGAATGGGGGTGATGTATTGAACTTCGGGTAAACGTGCATAGCCAAAGAGCAGTTCCCCGTTTTTGTCCTTCCCCAATAATTTTCCAGCGAAATTTTCGTCGGTAAGGCCATTGCCTTTTCCTTCAAAAATGAGGATAAGGTCATCTCCCGATTTTTCCGTACGTGATAATTTACTTCCTTTTCCGAAATTTACTTCTTCAGAGGCACCAAAACGTAACGAACCTAAATCAATATCGCTATGTGGGTCAAAATCGTTTTCCGCCTCAATTTTAAGCTTGATTTCTTTTGTATTGGAAGTGATTTTTTTGGTGTTTAGAACGGTCAACAACTTTTCCTTTCTAAGGGGCACGACAATGAGTTTTGAACTGTGATTATCCTTGGGGAGGTCTTCGTATTTTAAGGTGTCGATTACCGCAAAGTTGGCGGCAATGGCCCTTCCTTTTTCATCTTGTAGTATACGGATACGTTCGTATTTGTGCCAACCTTCCTTAGTACCGTCTTTATGGACGGAAATACCAGGCGTATAGGCTTCCCCGGGGTCTACCTTCCAGTTCACGCCATCTTTAGAGCGAAGGTACCACGCAATCCTGCCCAACCAATCGTTGACGATGAGGTGGTACTGTACGTGGTCTTTCCAGACGACGGGGTCTTCATACTTGCCTTCCACTGGGGGGTAAACCGATTTTTCGCCTACCATGTTCCAGGTGGCCAGGCCATCTTTGCTGAACCAAGGGTAGCCATGGCGGTTTATCATTAAGAAGGAGCCGTCTTCGCGTTGGGCAAAGGTGCAATTGTGCATGAAATTGGAAGCACTCGAGGTTTTGCGGTCCCGTTTGTCGAATTCAAATTGTCCTTCTCGCCACGGGCCGTTAATGTGTTGCGCTACATAGTATTTATCGGTCACGTAAAGAACATATCGTCCTTTTTTGGTTACGTACCATGTGGGATTGTGTCCATGGCCTACTTCGCCGGCAATTTTGAAAGGACCGAAAGGAGATTCCGAAACACCGTGTACCACACGGCTGTTAGGGTAGGCCATATGCCCTTTTTCTGCACTTTCTGGCCAACGGCAAACGAACAAATGGTATTTTCCATCTTCCTTTTCGAGCAAGGTATTGCCTCCCCAATAGGACCAAAGCGGACTTTCAACGCCATTGTTGATGTCTCTAGGGATGACATTGGGGGAGCCCCAAGTATCGGAAGTCCTTCCCCCGAGATCGGGCATGGGTAAAAAACGGTCCATAAAACGGCCTCCCCAAACGAGCTTGTCCCAAGCTGCCGGACGCTCCCTTTTTACGACCATTTCGTGGGCTTTCTTTTTTTGTTTTTTTGAAGGGGTACTTTGTTGTGCCTCAATTGATGAAATATTGAGAATTGCGAAGGCAAGGAGAAGGTGACTGAGTTTCATTTAAAAGGATTCAATTATTTCATTAATTTTTGGATATCGGCATCCAGTGCTTTGAACATTAGTAAATGTCCTTCTGCATTGGGGTGCAGGTAATCGGGCATAAGTTCTTTGTTGACCTTTCCACTCTCGTCAACATATTTAGAGCTGATATCTATATAATGGATTTTTGAATTCTTTTTTGGGAAGGATGAAATCAGCTTGTTCGTAGCCTTGTTGATATTATCTCTGTGATTAGGTTTGTACCCATAGGGAAGAATGCCCATGAGGAGAATCTCGGTATTCGGTAGTTTTTGGGTCAATAGACTACATATTTTGTAAATACCATCGCCCAGTTCTTCTGGGGTGCTTATGTTTAAATAATGGTTGCCGTCCGTATTATTTGTACCTATAAGTACAATGGCTACTTTTGGATTGATACCTTCTAAGGTGCCATTTTCGATGCGCCATATGACATTCTCGGTACGGTCACCGCTGATGCCCATATTGACGGTGCGGTAGCGATCTAAGTACTTGGTCCAAACCTCTTTTCGGTCTTCTTTTTCCAACGTGTGAAAAATGGAATTGCCCACCAAAATCAGTTCGGGGTCAGATTTAAGTCGACTTTTAATAGTCTCGTGCCGTTTGTTCCACCATTCACCTTCTAGTTGAACGGATTGGGCTGCCGGGTTTTCCTTTTGAGAACCAAGTTTCGTACTAGAACATGATGCTAGTAGGTATATGAGTAAGAGGAGTAGGGTGTGACCGGGTTTGATTTTGTTAAGCATAATAGTTCAACTTGGTTTTAAACTTTTTTTTGAACGGGGCCAATACCATTTTCCCAGTTTTCATTGCATTCCTTAAAAAGTGTCGCTTTTAATTTTTCAGTTGTTTCAGGATGCTCTTGGGCCAAATCATTTACTTCTTCGTAATCATCGGGTAGATAATAGAGCTGAAAAACATCTGCCTTCAGAAAATATCGGAGCTTCCATCCTTCTTGGGTGACCAAGGCGGGACCCATTTTAGAGCTATAAACCGTATAATCACGGAGTTTAGGCGTGCCGCCGAATAGTACCTGTGCATAAGAAACCCCATCTTTTTCATCGCGCTGGGGCACACCTACGATCTCGGCTAGGGTATTCAAAAAGTCATAGTTACTTACCATTTGGTCCGAAACCGTACCGGCTTTTATGTGGTCTTTCCAGTACCAGAATAGGGGAACGCGAACCCCGCCTTCCCAGTTGTCACGTTTTTTTCCCGACATACCGTCATTGCCGTCAAAAATATCACCGGCAACGCGACTGTTGAAGCGTGTGGTGATATTATCAAATTCTTCTCCTTTTACGTTGACGTTGTTTTTTGAGGTACGCCCTTTTTCGGGGTAGTAAATTTCATGTCCGTTGTCGGAAGTAAAGACAATGATAGTGTTGTCAAGAATTTCCATTTCTTCGAGTTTGGAATAAATTCGGCCCACATCGTCATCCAACATCTTTACCATAGAAGCATATTCTTTTTCCCATTGGGTCAAGTTGGGGTTATTGGCTAATTCAGGATGTACCTCGGGAACCATGGTCGGCCCGTGGGGCAACTGTGTAGGGAAATAGATAAAGAAGGGTTTGTTTGTTTTTTGGGGGTGGTTAGCTTCCATAAAACCCAACATTTTTTCCATGATAATATGCTCCGAATAGACGGCCTTACCTTCCATATTCCACCGATCCTTAAAATTTTCGGAAGAGTCGTATTCCGTGGTTTTGGCACAATCGACATGGGTGTTTCCTGGGATGTCGACTTTTTTGCCGTTCTCAAAAAGGAAAGGGGGGTAAAAACCATGGCACCGAAGATGGTCGTAATACCCAAAATGATGGTCCCAACCATGACGTTCCATACGTTCGGGAGTGGTGGCAAAACCCCATTCCAATTTTCCGAACTGCCCTGTGGTATAGCCTGCCTTTTGCGCAATTTCACCCAAGAACACCTCGCCTTTTTCGGCCGGAAGGGCTACTTTGTGGATTTTAGCCTTGATTTCTTCCAGGGTGAGCCCATTATCCAATTCCTTATAGATGCCCGCTTTTACAATGGTCATGGCATCACCCCCATGGCAGTCGTGCATTCCGGTCAATAGGCTGGCCCTTGCTGGGGCACAATACATGGCGCCGTAGGCCCTTTCAAATTGCATGCCTTGCGAGGCTAACTTGTCAATATTGGGCGTAGTCAACATCTTTTGCCCGTAGGTGCCTAACATGCCACGGCCTAGGTCATCGGCGTAAATAAGCACAATGTTGGGCTTCTTTATCTTTTTTTGGGCTTGGCACTGGGGTACGTTCCACAGGATGAACAGCAGCTGGATAAAGAGAAGTTTTGTGGTATACAATAGTGGTGGCCGGTTCACTTGTGGGGCTTTTTTTGATTACTTGGAAAGGATTGAATTCGGGGGCAGGGGCACCCTGTTCATTTTACGCCAGGCCACGAGTTCATCGAGCAGGGCCTTGGCGGTTTTTGGCTGTTCCTTGGCCAAGTTGCTCGCTTCCCTTGGGTCGTTCTGTAAATCGTATAGTTCGAGCCTTCCATCGGCCAAAAATTGGATCAGTTTGTACTTCCCCTTACGGATGACCGAACAGGTACCATGCTTGTATTGGCTGGCCAAATGCCAGAACAAGGGGCGTTTTTTAAAACTGTTCTTGTCTTTTTGAAATAGGGGCGTAAGGGAATTTCCATCTAGTTGCCCAGTGTAATCTACATGGGCAACATCCATTAGTGTCGGAAAATAATCGGTAACCGAAATAGGAATCTCCGTTCTACGGGCTTTTACCTTGCCGGGCCAATGAATTAAGGCGGGAACTTTTATTCCTCCTTCATAAATTTCCCCTTTGGAACCTCTTAACTTTAAATTCTCGGAGGCAATACCGTGATAGCCATTATCGGAGGTAATGATAATCAATGTATTTTCTTCTAAATTATTCTTTTTGAGGTATGTTATGATTCTACCGATATTCTCGTCCATAGACTGTACCATGGTGGCGTAACTGGCCATCCGTTCTTTGTTTTTGCCTATACCTTGTCCCGTTATGGGGTCGCCGGGTTTGTTCATGTATTTATCAAAGAGCTCATCGTTTCTGTTCTTTATGGGACGATGTACCGCATAGAAATGAAGGTTGATCAAGAACGGGGCGTTTTTATGGTTGTCCATAAATTCAATGGCATCGCTGGAAAGTCGGTCCGTGAGCCATTCATCATCGGGTTTTGGGGATATAAACGGATTGCTGAACGGGGCGCGATACCCTCCACGTTCACTTTTGTAGCCTCCTTCTTCTAGGGCCGGGTCTCCGCGAAATGTACCGCCGACGTTTTTGATAAAGCCCCTGCCTTCGGGGTAGTATTGTTTTACGGCTGGTGTCTTATGGTTCTCTACCCAAGTGAAATCCCCAGGTCGAGGTTGATCCAATTTTTGCTGGATGGGCCAGTTCATGGCCAGTTCTTTTTCAGGATAGGGCCCTACAATATGCCATTTCCCTAAGTGAATGGATTGGTAACCTGCGGCAGCAAGGGCTTCTGCATAGATGGGATGTTCCTTTCCGACCGTCCAACGAGAGAAGATATTTTCTTGGGCATCTCCTTTCTCCAATACGGGAACGGTGTACACCCCGGTCCGGAATGATTGTTTCCCGGTGAAAAGGGCGGCTCTTGAAGGCGAGCAGGTAGGATACATATAGGCATTATCGAATACCAAGCTTTCCTTGGCCAACGCATCTAGTGCCGGGGTTTCGAAATAAGTGGAGCCGTTGAAGCCGACATCGGCATAACCGAGGTCGTCTACAAGAACAAAAATGATATTAGGTTGTTTTTCTTGGGCCCAGCTGAACCCAAAAGACATTAGAAATAGCAATGACAGAAAAAAAGAGCCCTTTTTTAGAAGCATGGTGCCAAACATTTATTCGGTTTTTTTAATGTACTTGAGCGGGGCGATACGTTTGCCTGTTTTGTAGTCCAGTCGCTTACCGTAATAGATGTAGTTGTCAAAGATATCTCCTTGTCCCAATGTTCGGGGGTCGCCCTGTGCTATGAGTTCAGTTTCCATTTGGGTACGAAGCTTTGTAATGACCTCGGCATTTTCAGGTCGGTCGGCCAGGTTATCGATGCAATGCGGGTCTTTTTGAATATTGTAAAGTTCGTGCTCCGGTCTCTTATCAAAATTCATCTCAAAGAAGTGATATTCGTCATCATCCGGTTTTAGGGAAGTGATATAACTCTTGGTAGGCGAACCATCGGTATTCATAAAACCATATTCCGGATTGCCAACGGGCCATCTTTCGGGTTTTATGTTGTGAACGTATAAGAGGGAGTCGTTTCTAATGGCCCTTACGGGATAGGCAAGGTTGGTGCCATCTTCATTGGCCCGGCCCACATCGTGGCGTTCCTTACCTAAAAGAACGTGATCTCTACTAGAATCGATCCGACCGGATCGAGAATCGAAAAGTTGCTTTGTAATACTGCTTCCCGTCATTTGCGGATGGGGCGTTTCCCCGACTACTTCCATAAAGGTAGGGGCTAGATCTGAAAAGCTGACGAAATCGCTCACGGTACGCCCAGAGATAATCTTGCCCTTCCAATATGCGATGAGTGGAACATGGAAACCTTCTTCGTAAATCTGGCCTTTTACCCTTGGAAAGGGCATACCGTGATCAGAAGTGATTAGAACCAAGGTGTTTTTCAAGAGTCCCTTTTTCTCCAGGATCTTTATGGCCTTCCCTACATGGGTGTCGAACCATTCCACCTCATTGGCATAGTCGAGCAGGTCGCCGCGAATAATTTCGTTGTCGGGGTAAAAAGGGGGAACGTCGGCTTCCTCTAGTTTGCGACCGGCTTTTTTCCAAGAATCCAATTCGTAAAAACGATGGGGTTCTTTGGTTCCCAACCAAAAACAAAAGGGAACGTTCTTGGGGTTTTCGTTTAGAAAGGCCTCGAAATTTGAGGCATAGTCAACATCGGTGATTCCCTTATAGGGGGGCTCGAGTTTAATGGTGTTGTATTCAGGTCCGGCGGGGTTGTCTTTGGTGTCGTAAACGCCAGGTCCCCAGCCTTTACCCGTATATCCTACGCGATAACCTTTTTGGGCCAGTAGCTGCGGATAGGTTTTGAATTCCAGCGGAAAACGCCCGTTGTGATCGGTGGCCTCTTTCAACTGCCAACTGTACTTGCCCGTTAAGATACAGGCCCTTGCCGGTGAACATTTGGGATTGCCGTTATATGCATTTTCAAAAACCGTACCCTCTTTGGCCAAGCGGTCGATGGCCGGGGTGTTGATGAAGGTGTCGCCATAGGCGCCAAAACTCTTCATGGAGGCATCGTCCGCAATACAGAATAAGATGTTCGGGCGTTCGGGCGGTGTACTTGGCGGGTTCGCGCTAAGTGAGAGCATCCCGACAATACCGAATTTGAGGATAGATTGCAGAAATTGAAAAGTATATGTTATCATGGTCCTGGTTTTTACAGGTAAGTTACAAATTGTTTACAGCGGTTGGATTCAATATGGTACTTACTTATTGAATTCCGAAATGATCAAGCTCCAGATGACCTTGGTGCCATCCGCTGCGGTAACTTCGTAGTTCATGTCACCTTTGCCGAAATCGGCTATTTCACCGAGGGCAGGGGCGCCATTTGAAGGGGCCAATGTAGCAGCCGTGGATATGTCGGCATAACCGACAATGGCCGAAAGGCTTACTTGCGAACGGATTTCCTCTGGAAAATCGCTACTGGCAGGGGGAACCGATATGATGCAGGCGACTTTTTGATTCACGGTGTCTATGGTCGCTTCCGTATCAAGTTGAACTACTTGGAGGCGATTGTAGTCTTGGGTGTCATCTATCCACCTATATTCAAATCTGAAATTGGTGATTTCGGCTTCGCTAAATGCAGGTAGCTCCTCTAGGTCGGATTTCAGGCAAGAGGTCATTGTAAGACCTACAAACAGAAACATCAAGTATTGTATATGTTTTTTCATCGTATGTGATTTAATATGGTGCGTTAATTTACCAACCTGGGTTCTGGTCTAGTTTTTCGTTGAGTATTCGTTCGTTTTCCGGTACGGGAAATAGATAGCGTCTTGTGGAAAAACGTTTCTTTTGGTTGCCAGGCTTAAGTACCACGGGCTTGCTTTCAAAGCTTTTTCCATCTGCGGAAATTTCAAAGAAGGAATATTCTTTGTCGTTCAGTTCAGGGATAACACCACCGCCTGCTTCTTTGCCCCATCGCAGTAGGGACCAGTAGCGGTCGTTTTCAAAAAATAATTCTACCCGACGCTCTATTTTGTACCAATCCCAAACTTGGTCTAGGGTCATACCCGCCATAAGTT is from Zobellia galactanivorans and encodes:
- a CDS encoding sulfatase-like hydrolase/transferase, which gives rise to MNRPPLLYTTKLLFIQLLFILWNVPQCQAQKKIKKPNIVLIYADDLGRGMLGTYGQKMLTTPNIDKLASQGMQFERAYGAMYCAPARASLLTGMHDCHGGDAMTIVKAGIYKELDNGLTLEEIKAKIHKVALPAEKGEVFLGEIAQKAGYTTGQFGKLEWGFATTPERMERHGWDHHFGYYDHLRCHGFYPPFLFENGKKVDIPGNTHVDCAKTTEYDSSENFKDRWNMEGKAVYSEHIIMEKMLGFMEANHPQKTNKPFFIYFPTQLPHGPTMVPEVHPELANNPNLTQWEKEYASMVKMLDDDVGRIYSKLEEMEILDNTIIVFTSDNGHEIYYPEKGRTSKNNVNVKGEEFDNITTRFNSRVAGDIFDGNDGMSGKKRDNWEGGVRVPLFWYWKDHIKAGTVSDQMVSNYDFLNTLAEIVGVPQRDEKDGVSYAQVLFGGTPKLRDYTVYSSKMGPALVTQEGWKLRYFLKADVFQLYYLPDDYEEVNDLAQEHPETTEKLKATLFKECNENWENGIGPVQKKV
- a CDS encoding sulfatase family protein: MFPILSSCLLMFASCGDTKKKAQKETSDTRPNILWITIEDWSPDLSCYGTKGIYTPNVDQLAAEGIRYNKAFTTSPVCSTSRSAMMTGFHQNYIGANQHREHNKEALPYGIKPIPKLLEEAGYFTTLMSWKTDMNFLPDTKEELFMNTNDWADRNPGQPFFARITFSGTHRSWKRDPERPIDIKDVELPPYYADTPFVRRDWANGLEQMQLVDREVGALLKRLEDEGLADNTIVFFIGDHGRCHIRGKQFLYDGGTRIPMIMRWPGQVEPGQVSDDLVMSLDIDATILDAAHVTPPLPLHGKNLLGEAIKKRKYVFAARDKMDETHDAMRSIRSKDYKLILNLMPERPYLQYNQYKENAYPVLAEMSIMYLKGELTPEQAAFFAPVKPEIELYDLGKDTYEVENVADNPEYGPVKKELLAELQNWRTNVIKDQGVSDEFKAIGIFPDKNPFSTVDEWVAKNQKNYDFNRIGWPAWYPTKTLQEWQKARKKWEPYVMRGASENIPRPEIGIIKKKKKN
- a CDS encoding GDSL-type esterase/lipase family protein, whose protein sequence is MLNKIKPGHTLLLLLIYLLASCSSTKLGSQKENPAAQSVQLEGEWWNKRHETIKSRLKSDPELILVGNSIFHTLEKEDRKEVWTKYLDRYRTVNMGISGDRTENVIWRIENGTLEGINPKVAIVLIGTNNTDGNHYLNISTPEELGDGIYKICSLLTQKLPNTEILLMGILPYGYKPNHRDNINKATNKLISSFPKKNSKIHYIDISSKYVDESGKVNKELMPDYLHPNAEGHLLMFKALDADIQKLMK
- a CDS encoding sulfatase produces the protein MLLKKGSFFLSLLFLMSFGFSWAQEKQPNIIFVLVDDLGYADVGFNGSTYFETPALDALAKESLVFDNAYMYPTCSPSRAALFTGKQSFRTGVYTVPVLEKGDAQENIFSRWTVGKEHPIYAEALAAAGYQSIHLGKWHIVGPYPEKELAMNWPIQQKLDQPRPGDFTWVENHKTPAVKQYYPEGRGFIKNVGGTFRGDPALEEGGYKSERGGYRAPFSNPFISPKPDDEWLTDRLSSDAIEFMDNHKNAPFLINLHFYAVHRPIKNRNDELFDKYMNKPGDPITGQGIGKNKERMASYATMVQSMDENIGRIITYLKKNNLEENTLIIITSDNGYHGIASENLKLRGSKGEIYEGGIKVPALIHWPGKVKARRTEIPISVTDYFPTLMDVAHVDYTGQLDGNSLTPLFQKDKNSFKKRPLFWHLASQYKHGTCSVIRKGKYKLIQFLADGRLELYDLQNDPREASNLAKEQPKTAKALLDELVAWRKMNRVPLPPNSILSK
- a CDS encoding DUF5018-related domain-containing protein, whose product is MKKHIQYLMFLFVGLTMTSCLKSDLEELPAFSEAEITNFRFEYRWIDDTQDYNRLQVVQLDTEATIDTVNQKVACIISVPPASSDFPEEIRSQVSLSAIVGYADISTAATLAPSNGAPALGEIADFGKGDMNYEVTAADGTKVIWSLIISEFNK
- a CDS encoding glycoside hydrolase family protein, which translates into the protein MKLSHLLLAFAILNISSIEAQQSTPSKKQKKKAHEMVVKRERPAAWDKLVWGGRFMDRFLPMPDLGGRTSDTWGSPNVIPRDINNGVESPLWSYWGGNTLLEKEDGKYHLFVCRWPESAEKGHMAYPNSRVVHGVSESPFGPFKIAGEVGHGHNPTWYVTKKGRYVLYVTDKYYVAQHINGPWREGQFEFDKRDRKTSSASNFMHNCTFAQREDGSFLMINRHGYPWFSKDGLATWNMVGEKSVYPPVEGKYEDPVVWKDHVQYHLIVNDWLGRIAWYLRSKDGVNWKVDPGEAYTPGISVHKDGTKEGWHKYERIRILQDEKGRAIAANFAVIDTLKYEDLPKDNHSSKLIVVPLRKEKLLTVLNTKKITSNTKEIKLKIEAENDFDPHSDIDLGSLRFGASEEVNFGKGSKLSRTEKSGDDLILIFEGKGNGLTDENFAGKLLGKDKNGELLFGYARLPEVQYITPILSSRAPVFTKTTSEYDLSVKVENFGQVASSSAHIAITLVENGKETELASGALDSIKPFQSTTVSLTTKVHLQKGTTYTLKNTISSNGRTVETFTQTLTLQE
- a CDS encoding twin-arginine translocation signal domain-containing protein, with protein sequence MNNRRDFIKKAGMGIALAGVSGPLAAQATSTHYEVLNKNDKVEGEQVKIKVTKPLFCPYNSNGTAAQKGGDAYYFQSDAFTHNPFTIPASGMSGSPVIRDAAGKFVGFMTTFGFENSTFSFDGKETLTINVPEGQELFVDESGKGDEAWKTYNTQMMHRLNIQPYKVFPHFWADVEYCTWVEQKIQSNVPKGHFNLLNHDFVAKYLDKVIEYGFPKGKMTLDHGWGQFPDGSLNSGYGSWHPDPKKFPDFRKTMDLINEKGFTPGLWIGFPKIHASSIAAQNNPNLLGAYRAQGKTEYDKGVRWLNPKADIFEYASETIHRFHKMGVRKFKIDMSYNTKSDMLHIHKELYKAAKGIDPSIEMEFHVPDIFFTKFTDVTRTNDVWLNDKYDWPARVKTHYEISYKSSPGRGINLDHIGGNAENDITEEKYLKHLEMFKSKIGYPLVSVLPHHISQKCVEATGDYLWDYEKGARHIISDFYS
- a CDS encoding sulfatase family protein; the protein is MITYTFQFLQSILKFGIVGMLSLSANPPSTPPERPNILFCIADDASMKSFGAYGDTFINTPAIDRLAKEGTVFENAYNGNPKCSPARACILTGKYSWQLKEATDHNGRFPLEFKTYPQLLAQKGYRVGYTGKGWGPGVYDTKDNPAGPEYNTIKLEPPYKGITDVDYASNFEAFLNENPKNVPFCFWLGTKEPHRFYELDSWKKAGRKLEEADVPPFYPDNEIIRGDLLDYANEVEWFDTHVGKAIKILEKKGLLKNTLVLITSDHGMPFPRVKGQIYEEGFHVPLIAYWKGKIISGRTVSDFVSFSDLAPTFMEVVGETPHPQMTGSSITKQLFDSRSGRIDSSRDHVLLGKERHDVGRANEDGTNLAYPVRAIRNDSLLYVHNIKPERWPVGNPEYGFMNTDGSPTKSYITSLKPDDDEYHFFEMNFDKRPEHELYNIQKDPHCIDNLADRPENAEVITKLRTQMETELIAQGDPRTLGQGDIFDNYIYYGKRLDYKTGKRIAPLKYIKKTE